TTTTTTTCATTCATTTTCTCCCAACCCAATATATACTCTTTGCAATTTTATTTCCCCCGTTATGCTATTTTGTCAGCTAAAACTGCTAAATTTGCAGATGAGTATTGAGGATTGGATTCTTTTTCACATTCCATGCCAAATATCAAGGACAAAGAATTCATAAATTGCAAATCACATGGAGGACATCAGAACGATTAAACAACGTTTCGAAATTATCGGGAACGACATCAAGCTAAACCGGGCAATAGAAAAAGCCGTACAAGTGGCACCCACGGATTTTACCGTGCTTATCACAGGTGAGAGTGGTGTAGGAAAAGAAATTTTTCCTCGAATCATCCATAGTTTCAGTGCCCGTAAACATGCACAGTACATCGCCGTTAACTGCGGGGGAATTCCAGAAGGGACCATTGACTCCGAATTATTCGGTCATGAAAAAGGATCATTCACGGGAGCGCTTGCTGACCGGAAAGGTTACTTCGAGGTTAGTGACGGGGGAACGATTTTCCTAGATGAAGTAGGGGAATTACCGCTATCCACGCAGGCGAAATTGTTACGCGTACTTGAGGCCGGAGAGTTTATCCGGGTTGGCTCGTCGAAAGTACAAAAAACGAACGTGCGGGTAATTGCCGCCACGAACGTGGATCTGCCAGCGGCCGTCAAAAATGGGAAGTTTAGGGAAGACCTTTATTACCGGATCAACACGATTCCCATCTCGATTCCGGCATTACGAGAGCGGAAAGAAGACATATCTCTCCTGTTTCGAAAATTCGCAGCAGACTTCGCCGAGAAATACCGTATGCCTCCTATCCGGCTTACCGAGGACGCCGTGCAAATACTCGAAAACTACCGGTGGCCGGGAAACGTGCGTGAATTGAAAAATATCACGGAACAAATCTCCATTCTCGAACAGGAAAGAACGGTGGATGCCCTAAGACTAAAAGAGTATCTTCCGGTACAAAACAATACGCTCCCGGCATTAACATCTAACCCGGAAAGCGATCATAGTTTCGCCACGGAACGAGAAATCCTGTACAAAATACTTTTTGACATGAAAAAAGACATGAACGATTTGAAACACCTCGTGTACGACATCATGCAAAAAGAACATACGATAAAGCCCGAACCGGAACCTTCAACCTCTATCGTTCTCCGGAACTTGTATGAAACCCCGCAATCGGAATTCCTAGGACAAGCCCCGCAAAAGACAATCACCGTAGAGAAGAATAATCATATCGAGGATACGGAAGCTGTCGTGGAAGAATCCCTCTCACTGGAAGAGAAAGAAAAAGAAATGATCGTGAAAGCCTTGGAAAAAAACCACGGCAAACGAAAACTGGCCGCACAGGACCTCGGAATATCAGAGAGGACACTATACCGGAAATTAAAAGAGTATGATATTGAAATTTGAAAACACGAAGAGACGAATTTCTGCAAATTAAAATTATCTTTGTCTGACACAAATAGAACTGCGCGCATATCAAGATAAAATACACATGATCAAGAAAATTATACCTATATTACTACTGGCTTTTGCCTTTAACGGGTGTAAACTACAAAGTATTAGTTACTCGTTTTCAGGCGTGTCGTTACAAAATGGAGAAAAAACATTTTCGGTAGATTATTTCTCAAATAAAACCGCTTTTGCCCCGAACCTAGGAGCGGATTTCACAGAAGCACTGAAAAGTTATTTACGCTCGCGAACAAACCTGACCGAATTGACAGATAATGACGGGGATATCCGTTTTGAGGGACAGATTACCGGATTCGCACAAACTCCGGTTGACATCACGGCCGATGAAATCGCTGCCAAGAACCGATTGACAATCACGATCCGGGTGAAATACACGAACACAAAAGATGAATCAGGGAAATCGGATTTCGACACATCATTCTCGCATTATGAAGATTACGGGATTGACGAGAATTACGAGTCCATCGAACCTGACTTGATAAAGAAAATCACGGAAAAGATTATCGAAGATATTTATAACAAGGCCTTAACAAACTGGTAAACGTTGAAACCGGAAGAATTAATTGATATTATACGTTCGGGACGAAAAGAGGGAGAAGACATCCGGAACATGGAGTTTCTCATAGAACAATTCCCTTATTTCGCCACGGCACGAACCGTGTACTTGAAAATGTTACACGATTCGGGCCACTCGGCCTACCCCGAGAAATTAAAGCATAATACGATTTACATTCCCAATCACAAACAATTTTATCGTTTCCTGAACAATTTATTATCGGATTGGAACGAGATCGGGAATCCGGTGTTCAAACCGGAACCTGTTGCGATCGAATTGCTGGAAGACGGGGAAGAGGAGAAGAAAGTCGTTCCCGCAACCACGTTCTACCAACTTGAAAACGAGTTCCCGGAGGAGGAATTCCTACCAATAGATGCCATCGCAAATGAATGGTTGTCACGTAAAAAACAAAAAGAGGAACGAAAAGACTCCCTTATTGATAAATTTATCCAAGAAGAACCCTCCATGCCCAAGATCACGGAGGAAAACCCGGACATACCAGTCGTTACGGAACCTGTCACGGGAGAGAAACCCGAATTTTTTTCCGAAACCCTGGCAAAAATATACGTCCGCCAGCAACTATATGACAAGGCCATTGCAACTTATCTAAAATTAAGTTTGAAATATCCGGAAAAAAGTGTTTACTTTGCAGTTCAGATTGAAAAAATAAAAGAGAAAATTAATAATAATAAGAACTAATTATGTACATAGCTATTTCTATTTTGATCTTTATTGTTTGCGCTCTACTTATATTGATCGTATTGGTGCAAAACTCAAAAGGCGGTGGTTTATCTTCTTCCTTTGCTTCTTCAAACCAAATCATGGGTGTAAGAAAGACAACCGATTTCTTGGAAAAAGCGACATGGACATTAGCTGGGGCGATGCTTGTTTTATGTATTGTATCCGCAATGGTACTCCCCAGAGGTGAACAAGCCGGGAAAAAATCTGCTATTCAAGAGCAAATTAATACTGCCGCTCCGGGAACACAGGCAATCCCCGATTTCGGAACGATGAACAATAACAACACGACCACGACAACGGGTGAAGAGAATAACACGACTTCACAAGAACAAGAATAACGATTCCTAGAATC
The window above is part of the Butyricimonas paravirosa genome. Proteins encoded here:
- a CDS encoding sigma-54 interaction domain-containing protein, which codes for MEDIRTIKQRFEIIGNDIKLNRAIEKAVQVAPTDFTVLITGESGVGKEIFPRIIHSFSARKHAQYIAVNCGGIPEGTIDSELFGHEKGSFTGALADRKGYFEVSDGGTIFLDEVGELPLSTQAKLLRVLEAGEFIRVGSSKVQKTNVRVIAATNVDLPAAVKNGKFREDLYYRINTIPISIPALRERKEDISLLFRKFAADFAEKYRMPPIRLTEDAVQILENYRWPGNVRELKNITEQISILEQERTVDALRLKEYLPVQNNTLPALTSNPESDHSFATEREILYKILFDMKKDMNDLKHLVYDIMQKEHTIKPEPEPSTSIVLRNLYETPQSEFLGQAPQKTITVEKNNHIEDTEAVVEESLSLEEKEKEMIVKALEKNHGKRKLAAQDLGISERTLYRKLKEYDIEI
- a CDS encoding LptE family protein, with amino-acid sequence MIKKIIPILLLAFAFNGCKLQSISYSFSGVSLQNGEKTFSVDYFSNKTAFAPNLGADFTEALKSYLRSRTNLTELTDNDGDIRFEGQITGFAQTPVDITADEIAAKNRLTITIRVKYTNTKDESGKSDFDTSFSHYEDYGIDENYESIEPDLIKKITEKIIEDIYNKALTNW
- the secG gene encoding preprotein translocase subunit SecG, with protein sequence MYIAISILIFIVCALLILIVLVQNSKGGGLSSSFASSNQIMGVRKTTDFLEKATWTLAGAMLVLCIVSAMVLPRGEQAGKKSAIQEQINTAAPGTQAIPDFGTMNNNNTTTTTGEENNTTSQEQE